The Nitrospirota bacterium genomic interval ATGTTGACGTAACTTTTCAAGGTCCACCTTGTTCCAATCGGTATTCGGTTCCCTTTCGAGGATTTGAACAATTTCCTGTATGGCACCAAACGCATCTTGTCCTGGCAACGTCGGCGTTGAACGCGAATTCTGCTCCTCGATCATCTGCAGGTGGGTCTCGTGCATTGCTTTCATGTCAACAGACTCGTCGCCATACACTAGATCACCTCCGATAATAAGTAGAGCCAAGGCGAAAATAACTCGAACTGTAGAGGACCGTAACTTCATAAATGTTTCCTTCCCACGGAACTGTCATTTCCGATGATTCGATGTTTAGGTATTCAGACCTTCTTTCTCTCTTCTCTCATATTTGCCTCATGAATCGCGTTCGAAAGCACATCAAGGCTGTGAAAAATCTGAAGGAGTTCGTCCTTGGAAATCTGCTCGAGAATCTCGCTGAAGCGCCCCCGGCTCGCTTTTAAAAGTGAGTCTGCCAGTCGATAGCCCTTTTTCGTAAGGGACACCTGATGAACCCTACGATCGTCTTCGGACTGACGCTGTAGGATATAGCCATCTTCCTCCAGAGCTCTGCAAAGACGAGTCACATTGCTTTTGTCCAGCGCCAGCGTTTTCTGAATATCCCCCTGCGAAAGAGGACCTTCTCTGCCCGCCGTTTTCAAAGACATCAGAGCATGTGCTGCTGAAACTGAAATGGGCTTGCCGCAGGGCGTCTGGTTCCTTAGCAGACCAAAAACGCGAATAAAACGCTGGATTTTTTCTCGAAGGATTAACTCGATAGATTCTTCAGTCATATAAAACAAGCTTATCAGATATTAGTTGCTAACGCAACTAATATCTTGCTGCTAAAGTCTTTGCTAATCGAATTAACTCGTCTAATCACGGTTGTAATCTACGATGGTTTTGGATGGAACGTACCTATTGCTTCCAGGAAGGAAGGATTTATCTGTTTTTCCAATAACCAGGTCGCCGCCGGCCATGCGCGACTGCGACAATCTGAACATTAGTGTTTTTTACCCGATATACAATTGAAAAAGGGAACCTGTGTAAAAAATATCGCCGTGTTCCCCGAACATATTTAGGCCATCTTTCGGGCGCTTCTTCAATTTGACTCATCCCATGATCAACTTCATCAAGAAAGGCTTTGGCTACCGATTCGTTCTGCTCTTTGTACCAAAGGAAGGTTGCCTGCGTTTCAGCTACAGATTCAGGATGTAACTCAAGAGAATAGATTGGCATTAATTTTTGAGGATTTTTCGACGGGCTTCGGACCAAGGGATCATTCGAACAGTGGAAGCGTCAACTTCTTTCAAGCGCTTAGCAATTTCATCTTCCCAAGCCGCCTCAGCTTCTGGATCGAGGGTATCTTCTAAGCTTTCCAATAAGGTTCCGGCCAAAGCCGCACGCGCCTCAGGAGGAAGATTCAAGGCTTCTTTTAATATTTTAGAAGTATTCGCTGACATGAAAAACATTATACCACAATGTTCTTTATGAAACATCCATTTGAATTGACCCAAGACCAGCGATAGACTTCGCACCCACTTATTAATCATGTCATTGCGAGCACCGAAGGGTGCGTGGCAATCTTATCGTAAAGTCTTGAGATTGCTTCACTTTGTTCGCAATGACAGCTTTCTAACTCTGTTCTTAGGAACAATGACGGACGGCACTTGGAGAACCGCCGAACGCCCGCTTTGCGCCCACTCGCTTCCAATATTTTGAGTTGACAACTGCGGCGGGTTCAGCCTCCAATCAGAAGGGAGGGGGATATTGAGTTTTATGACCAAATCCTTCGGTGTCTCCAGTTGAAAAAGCACATAGGGAATACCTTCACCTTCGGGACCGGTATGTACTCTGACCTCAAGGATAGCAAGGGAGGGTGTGCTACAGACATATACCATTGGGATGCCATATAAGTTCCAGCGTCCGGGATACCCACGGGCTCCCTCGCCGCTAAGGACACCTTTTACGTATTTTTTCTTTACAATCCTCCATGCGGTGATCAAGCAAGGACCCCGTGCTCGATCCTCATGAGAAGACTTTCGACTTCCCGTGCTCCCGTTTCGCTTTTCATTAGTTCAATCGGAATCTTACCACCCAGTCCAAACTGTGGTCGTTTCAACCAGGACCATGCTTTTAGTTTGTCGTCGAATACCCCGGTTGCGATCTCGAGGATCCTGGCAAAACGTACGAGGCGATCGCTTGCATTGTTATCCAGGTCTTTATTAGACTTTCGCCATCTCAGGAACGTGCTTTCGCTTGTACCCAGCACATCCGCTATCTCTTTGTCGTTGAAATTGAGTTCTTTTTTAAGTGTATCTGCCACAGAAAAATCGATCCCATGCATAATCGCTTTATGAATGGCGAAAGCCTCCCCCTCCGTTCCCGGCTTATTCTTTAAGACATACATAACGAGCCGTTTCGTGACTTCGGTTCGAGAGTGTCCGAACCACTTATTCTCGGCGGCCTGAACTTTGTTGTGGGAGACTATGCCGTTGGTTTTTTCATCAGCTCTATGTTTCAATGATGCAGTTCTTTTCTTTGTCTTCTTTGCATGAGTGTGGATATCCATGATGAGTCCTTTCTTATGTCATTTGGTGGTATTATATCATTCAAATGACACTATTGTCAATGACCGCTCGAATGGAACAAATATTCAAAATCCCAGACCTATAATCATGTAGAGTTTTTATGCGGCACCTATTCATTCTAAATGGGTATTCCGCCAAAAAAGGGTTAATCAGGTTAACTTCTTCCACCTTCCTGATGAAACCTATGGAGCAATCGGTGAATGATTGGGGCCAAAAGTATTCCCGCAATAACAATGAAGATAAGCCCTGAAAAGAGTGCGTAACATCCGGCAAATATCTTTCCGGCAGTCGAATGAAGCTCATTGACCGGGCCCATACCCCCTAAAATCATCGAGGCATTTAGAAATGCATCTACCCAGGGGAGTCCTTCAATGAAATGGTATCCAAATATTCCGGCGGAAAGAGCGGTGATAACGACCAATGAGGCCACCCCGGCGTTGATTAAAATGCGTCCTAGAAATACCCTAAAAGGGAGAACAGGATGGTTTTTGTGCTCAAACATCGGAAGTATACGGGTTCAAAGGGTTCATTGCGGTCAGTTTAATTATCTTTTGCGGCGATTTGATCAATCGAAACACCGAGAATCTGAAGTTTGTAAGCCAGCATTCGCCGGCTAATCCCCAGCATTTGGGCGGCCCGGGTTTGGACATAGTGATTTTTTTTAAGGGCTTTTACAATTAAATCTTTTTCAAATTCTTTTACCGCCTGTTCAAAATTAATTTCTCCGGAACTGTGGCCCTGTGTCAAAGGCATAGATTTAACCGATGATCGGCAGGTTTCCGGAATATCGTTGGGGGTAATCGTCGACCCGGAAGAAAGGGTATAAACCCGTGAAATAATATTTTCCAGCTCCCTGACATTCCCGGGCCAATCATATTGAATGAGGCTCGCGAGCGCATCAGGGGCGATTTCTTTCACCGGTTTTTTTTCTTCGGCCGCTTTTTTCCTGATAAAATGCTTAACGAGCAACCCGATATCTTCTTTTCGTTCTCTCAGAGACGGGAGAAACAGAGGGACGACATTAATCCGGTAGTAAAGATCACTCCTGAAGTTTCCTTTTTTAACCTCTTCTTCCAGATTTTTATTGGTTGCTGTGATGAGTCTGACATCAGATTTAATGGTCTGATTTCCTCCCACCCTCATAAACTCTTTTTCCTGAATCACCCGGAGAATCTTAGCCTGCGTCGTAAGGCTCAGGTCGCCGATTTCATCTAAGAACAGCGTCCCCTCGTGAGCCGCTTCAAACTGCCCGATCCTTTTTCCCTGGGCATCTGTAAAGGCCCCTCGTTCGTGCCCAAAAAGTTCGCTTTCAATAAGGGTTTCGGGAATGGCCGCGCAATTAATGGCAATAATGGGCTTATCCCGCCGGCTGCTGTTATAGTGGAGGGCTCTCGCCACCAATTCTTTCCCTGTTCCGCTTTCGCCGGTAATGAGAACCGTTGTTTTGGTGTCGGCCAGGAGTTCTATTTTTTCATAGATATCGTGCATAACCTGGCTGATTCCAACCAGGTGCTCAAAATTATAAACCGTATTAATTTCCTGATGGAGCCTTTTGACCTCTTTTTCGAGAGAGTGTTTGGACAGCGCGTTCTGAATGACCAGAATCAGTTCTTCCGGGTCAAACGGCTTGGTCAGATAATCCGCGGCGCCCGCTTTAATCGCTTCCACAGCAGCTTTTACCATTGACGTGCCGGTAAGCATAATGACGGGAAGATGAGGTTTCATTTGCCGAATAGCTTTTAGCGCCTCTATTCCGTTCATCCCCGGCATGATAAGGTCAAGCAGCACCAGATCGATATCTCCTTCGTTGAGGAGGTTTAATCCGTCCTTCCCTCCCGCGGCGGTTTGTAGATTAAACCGGTCTTTTAGGGCGACTTTGAGAGTCTCACGGATGCTGGACTCGTCATCGATGATTAGAAGATTATGCAATGTTTTTAAAATTCCTTTCCTGATCCGTTATTTCTTATCCCGGGCTAATTGAGTTAAGGTTTGCTCCAGTTGATGGAGCATTTCGCCATAGTTTGTCCAGTTTCCTTCTTTGAGATACCGTTGCGCTTTTTGAAATTGATCGAAAGCAATTTTCCCGAGAGGCGTTTCCGTGACTTTTTTCCCTTCAGGTTCTGGAGAAGGCGGGCTTTCCGGGGCCGGTTTTTTGCCAAAAAGACTTTGGAGAGCCGTTTCAAGATTCTCTTCCATGACCAGTTGATTTCCGTAAGCCACAATAACCCTTCTTAATTCCGGAAGAGAGCCTGCTTCAGCGGCGAGATAAAGCGGCTCAATATAGAGAAGCGAGTCTTCAATCGGAATAACCAGCAGGCTCCCGCGAATGACCTGTGAACCGCGCTGATTCCAAAGCGAGAGCTGCTGGGAGATAAAGGCGTCTTGATCGATTCTGGCCTCCACCTGCCTTGGTCCGTAAATCAGTTTTTGTTTGGGGAAAAGATACATAATCAGCTTTCCGTAATTGGGTTCATCCGACCTTGCGGCAAGCCACGCAATCATGTTGTCCCTTTTTGAAGGCGTAAAAGAGTTGAGCAGGACAAATTCTTCTTTGTTTTCGTGTGGAAGCTTCATGATCGTATAATAAGGTTCCATGGCCCGATCCCCTTTCTTGGGGATATTAAAGAGGTCTTCTTTATTATAAAAAATTTGCGGGTCTTTCATGTGATACGTCGAATAAAGGTAAGCCTGTAAATTAAACATGTCGACGGGATACCGGATATGGCTTCGCAAATCTTTTGGCATTTTTTCGAGCGGGAGAAAGAGCCCTGGAAATATTTTAGCATAGGATTGGATAATGGGATCCTCCGGATCACTCATGTAAAGGAGGATTGACCCGTCATAGGCATCGACCGTGATTTTGACCGCGTTCCGGATGTAATTTCCAAAACCGGCTACAGGTTGGGAATAGGGAATCATCGACGTCGTGGTGTAGCCGTCTAACATCCAGACCAAACGGCCTTCATCGGTAATGACCAGATAGACATCCTGGTCCAGCGTAATAAACGGGACAAGCCTGGAAACCCTTTCCTGGACATTCCGGAAATACATGATTCTGGAGTCGGCGGTAAGATCATTTGAAAGCAAGATTTTTAAACTGCCGAAATAAGCGGCAAAAACCAGCTTTTGTCCGAGAGACGAAAGGGAGACCCCACCCTTGCCTTGATAAGTCGTATAAACATTGGAATCTCCGGAGGGATAATCAAATTCTTTGGCTTTGGAATGGACAAAAACATATTCATTTGGAATCTCGCCAAAATAAATTTCGGGACGGGTGATTTTTAAAGGGATGGTTGAAACCGGCGGGATGTCTTTGATGAAAAACTCCGGAAGACCCTCTTTTGAAATCCGGTTGACAGGCCCGAGGGATACCCCATAACCGTGTGTAAAAGTTAAATGTTCGTTGATCCAGTTTCTAATCGGTAGATTCTTATACGTCAGTTCTCTGGGAGACAGCGTGATTTGACGATACTCCCCGTTAATCCAGTATCGGTCGTTATCGACATCGACAAAATCATAGTAAGGTCGGATTTGTTGAAGCTGGCGATAAGTGACCGCCAGTGGTGCGTGGTCCCAGAGACGGACGTTTTTTAACGTTGTTTCATGTTTTGAAAGGACTTCTTTGTTCAAATTATCCGCCGCCGGGAATTCTTTGACTTCAATTTTATTTAAATTGTAGCCAAACCGGGTATTTTCGATATTCCGTTCAATATAGGGGCGTTCCATTACAATTTCATTGGGGGCGACTTTGAATCTCTGGACGAGGTCAGGCAGAATACTTCCCCCGAGAAATTGAACCGCGACCACTGTCCCGATGACAGCCAGGGGTATCCCGTAACCCTTTCTGAAACTGCTAACGATCATTAGGACGCTTGCCAGAAGAGATAAAAGTGTCAAAAATTTTAGAACGGGTAGTCTTGTATAAATGTCGGCGTAAACCGCCCCATAGACGATCCCGCGTCTGGAATAGACCAGGTTGTAAATATCCAACTGGTATCCCCATGCCAGCACCAGAAAAAAGAGGGCAATCAGAATACTGATATGCTGTAATGGTTTCTGATCAATGGAAAAACCTTGGGGATTAACCCGGATTCCTTCCTTGAAAATATAAAAAAGAACCACAAAAGCCAGGATGGTCAGAATTGAGACGGTAAACCAATGTTGGAGAAAGGTGATAAAGGGAAGTTTGAAAACAAAGAAGCCAAGATCAATTCCCAACAGGGGATCTGGTCTCCCAAAGGATGAGGGATTGGAGAGCAATAGAAAACTTTTCCATTCACTGGAACCCTGAACCCCGCTCAGAACGCCCCCGGCAAAGGAAACCAAAAGGATGGCGAGAGGAAAATAATTCTTCAAGAGGTTAAATGGAGGCGTATTGAGCTGGCTTTCCCACATCCCCCACGGACGGGTTGTTTTAAAACGGTTTACCCAAAGGAGGTTGGGGTAAATCAGCAAAAAGAATAAAATGCCAAAGACGCTCCCCAGTTGAATTTCAGTGAAAAGGGTTTTTGAAAAAACCTGTTCATAATGAATTTCTGAAAACCAGAGGGAATTGACATAAAGAGAGATTAAATCCCCCGAAAAGAGGAAAAGAGTGATGAAAAGGATAAGAAGGGCCAGGTTTCTAATTCGCTGAATCATGGGTTCTGAAACTGAATGAGCAAAAGAGTGATATTGTCCGCTCCGCCATGATCATTGGCGAGGTCGATTAACAGCTGGCTTTTTTTCTCGAGATCTTCGGGGCCGTTAAGCAAGTTTTCCATTTCATCCTTTTGGAGCATATTGGTTAAACCATCTGTGCAGAGGAGAAGTAAATCGTCTGACTGCAATGGGAGATTGATAATATCAGCTTCAACATGTTCCTGGGTTCCGACCGCCCGGCTTAAAACATGCTTCAATGGGTGATGTTCCACTTCGTCCGGCTGGAGGATCCCTTTCGTCACGTAATCGTTTACCAGAGAGTGGTCGGATGTCAATTGACGCAAATTACTTTTCCTTAAAAGATAAGCCCTGCTATCGCCAACATATCCGATAGAGGCATTATTCTGATGAAGCCAGGCAACCACCACTGTTGTGCCCATGCCGGTTGTTTCTGGTTTCTTTTTTCCCTCCTCGAAAATTTTTAAATTAGCTTTCTGGATGGCATCGTTCAAATAGTGGGATATTTGTTCAAGCCGGGAATCATCGGGTTGTTTTTTTACCCGGAGGGCGTTATAAGTTGTTTCAACAGCCAGTTTGCTGGCAACCTCTCCCGCCTTATGTCCCCCCATGCCATCGGCAACGATAAATAACGATCCTTCAGGAAAAATACCGAAGGAATCCTCATTGGCCGTTCTCACTTTACCTTTATCGCTTTTTGCGGAAACCTGTATCGGCAAGGGGAAACCTCTCCAAAGTAGAAAACTTAATTCTATATAAGTCTCCTGACGATGTCTAGGCCATTTTCAAGAAACGGGCTTTTGAAAATTCTGCGCTAAAACCTCTTCAATTTTCAATTGCCCTTTAAATTTCGAAAAAGGTATATTGGGGCCATGGTCAAATCTTACGCAAAAATCAACCTGTTTTTGAAAATTTTAGACAGGCGTCCGGATGGTTACCACAACCTGATTTCGTTATTTCAAAGAATTGATTTATACGATGAGTTAGAATTTGAACCTCAAGAACATGGGATTGTCATCGAATCCGATGATCAAGGCCTTCCTGTGGATGGTTCAAACCTGGCCTATCGGGCCGCCGATTTGTTAGCTCGAAAAGCCAAAATAAAAAAAGGCGTCCGGATTTCGATAAAAAAAAATATTCCGATCGGAGGCGGGTTAGGGGGCGGGAGCAGTAACGCGGCGTCGACTCTTCTAAAATTAAACGAATTATGGGGTTTAAACTATTCCCTGATCGAGCTGGGGGAGATGGGAGCCTCCCTGGGAAGCGATATCCCTTTTTTCTGTTACCGGACTTCTTCCGCATGGGTTTCCGGCAAGGGCGAAATGATCCAGCCGGTTGTCCTTCCTGCGGATTATTGGCTTTTGCTGGTGTTTCCTTCTTTCTCAATCAACACGGCTGAAGCCTATCAGCTTTGGGATTTGTCCCGAAACCCTGATAAAAATGGATTGACAAAAAAGGGAAATCATAATAAAATCTCAAGTTTTCAAACCCTGGCAGAAGAAGGTTTTAAAAACGATTTTGAAACCGTCCTCTTTGGCAAATATCCAGGATTAAGAGAGATTCAAGATCGTTTATATCAGGAAAAGGCTGAAAAAGTATTGCTGAGCGGGAGCGGGTCAACCATTTTTGCGGTTTTTTCGATGGAAAAAAAAGCAAGAGAGGCGGGAGAAAACCTGATAAAGGCGTTTTCTCACACGGGAATTCAAGTCGTCCGGCCCATTTAACAGGTCTCGAAAAAATTTCTTAAACTAAAGGATTATTGGGGCGTCGACAAGCGGTAAGTCACGAGAATTTGGATCTCGCATGCCCAGGTTCGAATCCTGGCGCCCCAATCAAGTTAATTCAATTCGGGTAAAAGATGTCCATGGAAATGAAAATTTTTACAGGAAACTCAAATACTTCCCTGGTTAAGGAAATATGCGATTACCTTTCAATTCCATTGGGTCGGGCAACGGTTTCCCAGTTTAGCGATGGAGAAACGCAGGTTCGCCTTGATGAAAATGTCAGAGGGATGGATATTTTTGTCATTCAATCGACTTCTGATCCGGCTGATCGGCATTTAATGGAAATGCTGGTTATGATTGACGCGCTCAAGAGGGCTTCGGCCGGCCGGATTACCGCTGTGATTCCCTATTTTGGCTATGCCCGGCAGGACCGAAAAGACCAGCCGAGAGTTCCGATTACAGCCAAACTCATTTCCGATCTGATTACCACGGCGGGAGCGAACAGGGTTCTGACGATGGATCTGCATGCGGGTCAAATTCAGGGGTTTTTTAATATTCCGGTGGATAATCTTTATGCCACGCCGATTCTTCTGGATTTCTTTAAAAATCAAGCGCTTAAAGATATCGTAGTGGTTTCTCCCGATGCGGGAGGTGTGGAAAGGGCGAGAGCCTAT includes:
- a CDS encoding MarR family transcriptional regulator, whose product is MTEESIELILREKIQRFIRVFGLLRNQTPCGKPISVSAAHALMSLKTAGREGPLSQGDIQKTLALDKSNVTRLCRALEEDGYILQRQSEDDRRVHQVSLTKKGYRLADSLLKASRGRFSEILEQISKDELLQIFHSLDVLSNAIHEANMREERKKV
- a CDS encoding type II toxin-antitoxin system RelE/ParE family toxin, encoding MPIYSLELHPESVAETQATFLWYKEQNESVAKAFLDEVDHGMSQIEEAPERWPKYVRGTRRYFLHRFPFSIVYRVKNTNVQIVAVAHGRRRPGYWKNR
- a CDS encoding addiction module protein — translated: MINKWVRSLSLVLGQFKWMFHKEHCGIMFFMSANTSKILKEALNLPPEARAALAGTLLESLEDTLDPEAEAAWEDEIAKRLKEVDASTVRMIPWSEARRKILKN
- a CDS encoding RES family NAD+ phosphorylase, whose protein sequence is MITAWRIVKKKYVKGVLSGEGARGYPGRWNLYGIPMVYVCSTPSLAILEVRVHTGPEGEGIPYVLFQLETPKDLVIKLNIPLPSDWRLNPPQLSTQNIGSEWAQSGRSAVLQVPSVIVPKNRVRKLSLRTK
- a CDS encoding DUF2384 domain-containing protein codes for the protein MKHRADEKTNGIVSHNKVQAAENKWFGHSRTEVTKRLVMYVLKNKPGTEGEAFAIHKAIMHGIDFSVADTLKKELNFNDKEIADVLGTSESTFLRWRKSNKDLDNNASDRLVRFARILEIATGVFDDKLKAWSWLKRPQFGLGGKIPIELMKSETGAREVESLLMRIEHGVLA
- a CDS encoding sigma-54-dependent Fis family transcriptional regulator; translated protein: MHNLLIIDDESSIRETLKVALKDRFNLQTAAGGKDGLNLLNEGDIDLVLLDLIMPGMNGIEALKAIRQMKPHLPVIMLTGTSMVKAAVEAIKAGAADYLTKPFDPEELILVIQNALSKHSLEKEVKRLHQEINTVYNFEHLVGISQVMHDIYEKIELLADTKTTVLITGESGTGKELVARALHYNSSRRDKPIIAINCAAIPETLIESELFGHERGAFTDAQGKRIGQFEAAHEGTLFLDEIGDLSLTTQAKILRVIQEKEFMRVGGNQTIKSDVRLITATNKNLEEEVKKGNFRSDLYYRINVVPLFLPSLRERKEDIGLLVKHFIRKKAAEEKKPVKEIAPDALASLIQYDWPGNVRELENIISRVYTLSSGSTITPNDIPETCRSSVKSMPLTQGHSSGEINFEQAVKEFEKDLIVKALKKNHYVQTRAAQMLGISRRMLAYKLQILGVSIDQIAAKDN
- a CDS encoding UPF0182 family protein → MIQRIRNLALLILFITLFLFSGDLISLYVNSLWFSEIHYEQVFSKTLFTEIQLGSVFGILFFLLIYPNLLWVNRFKTTRPWGMWESQLNTPPFNLLKNYFPLAILLVSFAGGVLSGVQGSSEWKSFLLLSNPSSFGRPDPLLGIDLGFFVFKLPFITFLQHWFTVSILTILAFVVLFYIFKEGIRVNPQGFSIDQKPLQHISILIALFFLVLAWGYQLDIYNLVYSRRGIVYGAVYADIYTRLPVLKFLTLLSLLASVLMIVSSFRKGYGIPLAVIGTVVAVQFLGGSILPDLVQRFKVAPNEIVMERPYIERNIENTRFGYNLNKIEVKEFPAADNLNKEVLSKHETTLKNVRLWDHAPLAVTYRQLQQIRPYYDFVDVDNDRYWINGEYRQITLSPRELTYKNLPIRNWINEHLTFTHGYGVSLGPVNRISKEGLPEFFIKDIPPVSTIPLKITRPEIYFGEIPNEYVFVHSKAKEFDYPSGDSNVYTTYQGKGGVSLSSLGQKLVFAAYFGSLKILLSNDLTADSRIMYFRNVQERVSRLVPFITLDQDVYLVITDEGRLVWMLDGYTTTSMIPYSQPVAGFGNYIRNAVKITVDAYDGSILLYMSDPEDPIIQSYAKIFPGLFLPLEKMPKDLRSHIRYPVDMFNLQAYLYSTYHMKDPQIFYNKEDLFNIPKKGDRAMEPYYTIMKLPHENKEEFVLLNSFTPSKRDNMIAWLAARSDEPNYGKLIMYLFPKQKLIYGPRQVEARIDQDAFISQQLSLWNQRGSQVIRGSLLVIPIEDSLLYIEPLYLAAEAGSLPELRRVIVAYGNQLVMEENLETALQSLFGKKPAPESPPSPEPEGKKVTETPLGKIAFDQFQKAQRYLKEGNWTNYGEMLHQLEQTLTQLARDKK
- a CDS encoding Stp1/IreP family PP2C-type Ser/Thr phosphatase; the protein is MPIQVSAKSDKGKVRTANEDSFGIFPEGSLFIVADGMGGHKAGEVASKLAVETTYNALRVKKQPDDSRLEQISHYLNDAIQKANLKIFEEGKKKPETTGMGTTVVVAWLHQNNASIGYVGDSRAYLLRKSNLRQLTSDHSLVNDYVTKGILQPDEVEHHPLKHVLSRAVGTQEHVEADIINLPLQSDDLLLLCTDGLTNMLQKDEMENLLNGPEDLEKKSQLLIDLANDHGGADNITLLLIQFQNP
- the ispE gene encoding 4-(cytidine 5'-diphospho)-2-C-methyl-D-erythritol kinase produces the protein MVKSYAKINLFLKILDRRPDGYHNLISLFQRIDLYDELEFEPQEHGIVIESDDQGLPVDGSNLAYRAADLLARKAKIKKGVRISIKKNIPIGGGLGGGSSNAASTLLKLNELWGLNYSLIELGEMGASLGSDIPFFCYRTSSAWVSGKGEMIQPVVLPADYWLLLVFPSFSINTAEAYQLWDLSRNPDKNGLTKKGNHNKISSFQTLAEEGFKNDFETVLFGKYPGLREIQDRLYQEKAEKVLLSGSGSTIFAVFSMEKKAREAGENLIKAFSHTGIQVVRPI
- a CDS encoding ribose-phosphate pyrophosphokinase; this translates as MSMEMKIFTGNSNTSLVKEICDYLSIPLGRATVSQFSDGETQVRLDENVRGMDIFVIQSTSDPADRHLMEMLVMIDALKRASAGRITAVIPYFGYARQDRKDQPRVPITAKLISDLITTAGANRVLTMDLHAGQIQGFFNIPVDNLYATPILLDFFKNQALKDIVVVSPDAGGVERARAYAKRLKAGLGIIDKRREGPNRATVMNLIGDVKNKEVLMVDDMIDTAGTISEGAKAIHHAGAKKIIAGCTHGVLSGPAIQRLNESPIDQIVVTNTVPLNGKEQGCPKIKTLSVAPLLGEAIKRIHIEESVSSLFV